ATCATTATCAACAATCACCATAAACATAGGAAAATCAAGAATAAATAACAATGTTGTAGAAGAGATAAAAAGACAACTCAAGGAAAATGAAGTTATAAAGCTCAGATTTTCAAAAGGTATATCTGGAGAGAAACAAAACTATATTACCGAGATCATTGAAAAGTCTAATTCTAAACTTATTGATTTTAGAGGTAACGTTGCTGTAATATTCAAACAAAGAAGAGGTAAATAGGAGGATAAATATGACTACAATTTACGATGTGCCAGCAGATTCGCTCATCAGCGAAGTTGCAAAGGAGTTAAACGAAAACAAGAAAATAGCACCCCCAGAATGGGCAACATTTGTGAAAACAGGTGTTCATAAAGAGAGAAGACCCGACAACCCTGATTGGTGGTATGTGCGGTGTGCATCCATATTAAGAAAGGTTTACATGGATGGCCCTGTGGGTATAAACAGTCTTAAAACCTACTATGGTGGTAAAAAAGACAGAGGTACAGCACCTGAGAAATTCAAGAAGGGTAGTGGTGCAGTAATTAGAGGAGCATTACACCAGCTCGAGGACGCAGGATACGTCCGCAAAGTAGGTGAAGGAAGACTTGTAACTCCTGAAGGAAAATCATTCCTTGATAAAACATCCCATAAACTAAAAAAAGATATCCCTGAACTTTCCAAATATTAAAGGAGGTCTTTGATGACTGACATCGATGAAATAAGGCGTAAAAGAATGCAACAACTTCAGCAGCAGCAAGCTAATCAGCAATCTTCACAAGCCGCCGAACAAGAACAGATGCGCAGGGAGATGGATGCCCAAAAAAAACAGGCCATAATGCAATTACTTACACCAGAAGCCCGGGCAAGACTCGCTAATATTCGACTCACAAAACCAGAATTTGTGGATCAGATAGAGATTCAACTAATCCAACTCGCTCAAGCGGGACGTGTGCAATCTAAGATTACTGATGATCAGCTCAAAGAACTTCTTAGAAAACTCATTGGTCAGAAAAGAGAGATTAATATTAAAAGAAGTTATTAAAAAAGATGAGGGGATAAATGAAGGCTGGTGTACTTTACAGTGGAGGAAAAGACAGTTCAATAATTGCAGTTATTCTAAAAAGTTTAGGATACCAAGTTGAATTGGTAACTGTTAACTTTGGATTTTATCCCTCATGGAAAGCAGCAGCAGAATCCTCATCAAAACTTGGGTTCAAACACCGAATTCTGAAAGGAGAACCTGATGTACTTAAAGATGCTGTGAAAACCATAATAAACGATGGGTTTCCCAACAACGGCATAAACAAAGTACATACATACGCACTTGAACTTATAGCTAATGATTATTCAGTTGTTTCCGATGGAACAAGGCGAGATGATAAGGTTCCAAAACTCGATTTAAACCAAATTAGAAGTTTTGAAGATAGAAATGGTGTTGAATACATTAATCTTGGAGGATTAGGTCATAAATCCATAAATCATCTTTCAAATGCTCTATTCCATGTAAAAAAAGAGTTAACAAGCATGGAAAATAATTCTGACTATGAGATAGAGATAAGATTTCTTATTTCAAAACTTGAAGGTGAAGAGCTAGCCTTTAAAATATTCCCAGAACATTTACAATCAAGAGTAATAGGATGGAGAGAAAATGAGTAGAAATAAACCATGTGCAAAGAAATTAAGACTTTCAAAAGCCACAAAACAAAACAGACGCGTACCTCTATGGGTAATGCTTAAAACATCAAGAAAAGTCCGGACTCATCCGAAGATGAGGCAATGGAGAAGAAGTAAAGTCAAAGCATAGGTGATTTAAATGGAAAGAGTTTACATTATCCCATTAAGGGATGTTAAAAGAGTACCGAGGACCATAAGGTCTCCTAAGGCAATTAGATTGGTAAGAGAATTCCTAAAAAAACACATGAAATCTGATGATATCAAAATAGATACCTCTGTTAACGAGAAAATATGGGAGAGAGGAATTCAAAAGGTACCACCAAAAATCAAAGTGAAGGCAGTAAAGGAAGAGGATGGTTCTGTATCAGTCACCTTAGTAGAATAGGTGAGTTTATGATTAGAAGGATTAATATTGGCGGAAGCCCAAATCTTGGCGTTTCAATATCAGCCACAGAAAAAATTGCTATTACTCCTACAAATATATTGGATGGAATGGTTGATTTGATAACAGAATGTTTAGATGTTTCGGTTATCAAAACCCCTATCAGTGGAAGTAACTTGACTGGGGCCTTAACATGCGGAAATTCAAATGGTGTAGTTGTTTCAAAGTATGCCTTTGACAATGAGTTAGAAATAATCAGAGAAGAAGGAATTGAAGTTGAGAGAATACCAGACAAACTCACTGCAGTAGGAAATATTATCCTTGCAAATGACTTTGGGGCACTCGTGCATCCACTTATCTCAGATAAAGCCATTGAAACAATATCCCATGTTTTAGACGTTGAAGTTCAAAGAGGAAGTATAGCAAATTTTAAAATTACAGGATCAGTTGCAAGAGCAACCAACAAAGGAGTATTAGTACATCCAGCTGCTAGCGAGGATGAAATTGAATTTATTGAAAAATTATTCAAAACTCCTGTAGATGTGGGAACCGTTAACAACGGAACACAACTTGTAGGTGCTTGTGCAGTAGCCAACTCAAAGGGAGTTATGGTGGGACTGAACACAACAGGTCCTGAACTTGCAAGAATAGAGGAAGCATTTGGTTTTCTTGAGGGATATTTATGAAGACAAAGATATTTAGAGTTCAGGGAAAATTTATGATGGGCCAAGGCCTTAAACACTTCACAAAAGAGTTAAAAGCTATAAGTGAAGACGACATACGTGAAAAAATATATTCTGAGTTTGGAAGCAAACATAGGATAGGTAGAAGCAAGATATTCATTGATGATATCAAAGAGATCTCTATTGAAGAATCTGTAGATCCAATCATCAAAGCATTATCCAACAGGTGATCTGATGGAAGATAAACAAAGACTTGAAGCGTTGGTGAATGAACTGAATACATATCAAGGACAGGCAGAAGTACTTCAGCAACAAATCGATACTTTAAACGCAACAATTACCGAACTCCAAGTTGCTATGGACACTTTGGAAACTGTTAAAGGAGAAGATAATAAAGAAACACTAGTACCAATAGGTGCAGGATCCTTCCTTATAACAGAATTAAAAAATACTGAAGAAGTCATAATTGGTCTTGGAGCAGGGGTTGCTGTTAAAAAGACAGTAGATGATGCTAAAGAAACTATAGCCGAACAAAAGAAAGAACTTGAAGAGCTTAAAGAAAAAATGGCATCGGATCTTCAAAAGATAACCGAATACATAATGCAGAGGAGTCCTGAAGCAGAGGAACTAATGCAGAAAGTTGAAGGAGAAGTCTAAATTAGATTATTCCTTTTACCTTTGTTAAATAATTATATTTAAATTTAAGGGAGTGAAAACTCTTTGTTTGAATCACTTAAAAAGAAGTTTACAGGTACAATTGGAAAGATATCAGATAAAGTAACAGCAGAAGAAGAATTAGAAGCTGCATCAGAGGAAACAGAGGTTGTTAAATCTACTGAAAAATCTGAATCTCCTAAATCTGTTGAGAAACCTGATACAAAACCTGTGGATGATAGATCGTCTGAAACAGAATCAAAAGTTGAAGACGGAAAAAAATCAGGAATGTTGGGATTTCTTCGTGGAAAACCCAATGAAACTGATGAAATTAAAGATGAGAAATCAATTGTAAAAGAATCTTCAGAATTGGAAACTCCAATTTCTGATGAAACTGAACTCATCGAATCAGAAACTTCTGAAAAATCAGATGATAAATCAGGCATATTCTCTTTTGTTAGAAATAAAACCATATCTGAAAAAGATATAGATGATATTTTATTTGAACTTGAATTAGCACTATTAGAAGGCGACGTAGCAATGGATGTTGCTGAGAAAATAATTAATTCTGTTAAGGACGATTTGATTGGCCGTAAAATACGGC
The Methanobacterium spitsbergense DNA segment above includes these coding regions:
- a CDS encoding DUF7411 family protein, which encodes MKAGVLYSGGKDSSIIAVILKSLGYQVELVTVNFGFYPSWKAAAESSSKLGFKHRILKGEPDVLKDAVKTIINDGFPNNGINKVHTYALELIANDYSVVSDGTRRDDKVPKLDLNQIRSFEDRNGVEYINLGGLGHKSINHLSNALFHVKKELTSMENNSDYEIEIRFLISKLEGEELAFKIFPEHLQSRVIGWRENE
- a CDS encoding 50S ribosomal protein L31e, whose amino-acid sequence is MERVYIIPLRDVKRVPRTIRSPKAIRLVREFLKKHMKSDDIKIDTSVNEKIWERGIQKVPPKIKVKAVKEEDGSVSVTLVE
- a CDS encoding 30S ribosomal protein S19e, encoding MTTIYDVPADSLISEVAKELNENKKIAPPEWATFVKTGVHKERRPDNPDWWYVRCASILRKVYMDGPVGINSLKTYYGGKKDRGTAPEKFKKGSGAVIRGALHQLEDAGYVRKVGEGRLVTPEGKSFLDKTSHKLKKDIPELSKY
- a CDS encoding YhbY family RNA-binding protein, giving the protein MTPPKKELMNRSLSTITINIGKSRINNNVVEEIKRQLKENEVIKLRFSKGISGEKQNYITEIIEKSNSKLIDFRGNVAVIFKQRRGK
- a CDS encoding translation initiation factor IF-6; its protein translation is MIRRINIGGSPNLGVSISATEKIAITPTNILDGMVDLITECLDVSVIKTPISGSNLTGALTCGNSNGVVVSKYAFDNELEIIREEGIEVERIPDKLTAVGNIILANDFGALVHPLISDKAIETISHVLDVEVQRGSIANFKITGSVARATNKGVLVHPAASEDEIEFIEKLFKTPVDVGTVNNGTQLVGACAVANSKGVMVGLNTTGPELARIEEAFGFLEGYL
- the pfdA gene encoding prefoldin subunit alpha, which gives rise to MEDKQRLEALVNELNTYQGQAEVLQQQIDTLNATITELQVAMDTLETVKGEDNKETLVPIGAGSFLITELKNTEEVIIGLGAGVAVKKTVDDAKETIAEQKKELEELKEKMASDLQKITEYIMQRSPEAEELMQKVEGEV
- the rpl18a gene encoding 50S ribosomal protein L18Ae — its product is MKTKIFRVQGKFMMGQGLKHFTKELKAISEDDIREKIYSEFGSKHRIGRSKIFIDDIKEISIEESVDPIIKALSNR
- a CDS encoding 50S ribosomal protein L39e, producing the protein MSRNKPCAKKLRLSKATKQNRRVPLWVMLKTSRKVRTHPKMRQWRRSKVKA
- a CDS encoding DNA-binding protein, translating into MTDIDEIRRKRMQQLQQQQANQQSSQAAEQEQMRREMDAQKKQAIMQLLTPEARARLANIRLTKPEFVDQIEIQLIQLAQAGRVQSKITDDQLKELLRKLIGQKREINIKRSY